Proteins from a genomic interval of Ferrovibrio terrae:
- a CDS encoding UvrD-helicase domain-containing protein — MSKLNINTVTASAGAGKTTRIVRRIAAEVKERPPEEIMATTFTVKAADELIERARAELYETHQEDKAVRLLGARFGTVNSVCGQIVAEHAFELGRSPRAEVISDDSVNRILATAASEAISKHAPELNHIAELFGYSDPYPPHVTRPDWRTTLRKIIDLARSNGLNADGLQTSADKSVAGFLDLLPKPQPGLTSEKLTADLTAAVNEALKHSATITSGDGTKTVKELIKIRGKLKRKAALSWPEWARASKLKYAKTKDVEVFKKAVENIKRIASNHFGHPQLRTDCETFIRTLFACAADSLAAYDEYKATRGLIDFTDQEMLALRVLSDAKMRMRLAERVNRVFVDEFQDSSPLQIAIFTSLAEIVEASTWVGDPKQAIYGFRNADSALTQAAFLGAGQGTKPDDPLRTSYRSRKGIVDFVNEAFSPSLDAMGLKPEEHRFTGTDRKEDGFKRPPLHVWWVSGSNNDKQSAALAHAVKAVIDSPENWPVDTRKGAVRPLRIGDIAILCHTNKEVERAAASLSAIGIPVAVERDELSKTPHVELAMAALRWVADQSDRLALAELARFFSDDPESDAWLQAVGAEDPDAALKAANPISDALEVLRQQILELTPAEMVDAIITLPPLLSRIERWGNHGARLDDLEAMRGFARTYETECAGSGAPATLSGLILTFEEAEAKRPKSLRPDAVNVMTYHKAKGLEWPLVILSSLHKDPEPRLFEPVAEVDGKLDWMNPLAGRWIRYWPWPYGTQKDNVGLDEAAANSEAGKLALLRARQEATRLLYVGVTRARDYAVFAPSTKNGAEWLKVLDTGTGTADYVVLPKAAEPIAAGPHKFEAEIVTLAAPEDEETAAPIILQTHVRLGREAVVRNPLFRTPSTEITAVPYKIVGRAEIGHRIPIVGDADMAIVGEAVHAILAADDVSAPADARLKMAQDILDRWSMKLLKAADILKASDALNTHLLQTIPGATVFKEAPVSAHIADQLVSGRIDLLVGHPGGYAIVDHKSFPGAGESIDTKALSFGPQLGLYRDAVETATGKKVTNLLVHMPISGHLIEISM, encoded by the coding sequence ATGAGCAAGCTCAACATCAATACAGTCACCGCCTCAGCTGGCGCAGGTAAGACAACACGTATCGTGCGCCGCATCGCGGCCGAGGTGAAGGAAAGGCCGCCCGAAGAGATTATGGCGACCACTTTCACCGTGAAGGCAGCGGATGAGCTCATCGAACGGGCCCGCGCTGAGCTTTACGAGACCCACCAAGAAGACAAGGCCGTTCGGCTGCTTGGCGCGCGCTTCGGCACTGTCAATTCCGTATGCGGCCAGATTGTCGCCGAGCACGCATTCGAATTGGGCCGGTCGCCTCGCGCGGAAGTTATCTCCGACGACAGCGTGAACCGGATTCTGGCAACGGCTGCCAGCGAAGCCATCTCCAAGCATGCCCCGGAACTGAACCATATTGCTGAGCTCTTCGGATATTCGGACCCGTATCCTCCGCACGTTACCCGACCTGACTGGCGCACGACACTCAGGAAGATTATCGACCTGGCCCGCTCCAATGGCTTGAATGCCGATGGATTGCAGACTTCTGCCGATAAGTCCGTGGCTGGCTTCCTGGACCTGCTCCCCAAACCGCAGCCAGGTTTGACGTCGGAAAAGCTTACGGCCGACCTTACAGCTGCGGTGAACGAAGCCCTGAAGCACTCGGCCACGATTACCAGCGGAGACGGAACAAAAACCGTAAAAGAGCTGATTAAGATTCGCGGCAAGCTGAAACGCAAAGCCGCCTTAAGCTGGCCGGAGTGGGCGCGCGCGTCCAAGCTTAAATATGCGAAGACCAAGGATGTAGAAGTCTTCAAGAAGGCTGTCGAGAACATCAAAAGAATCGCGAGCAACCATTTCGGCCATCCACAACTCCGGACGGATTGCGAGACGTTCATCAGGACACTGTTCGCTTGCGCAGCAGACTCTCTGGCGGCATACGACGAATACAAGGCCACCCGCGGCCTGATTGACTTCACTGACCAGGAAATGCTGGCGCTCCGCGTCCTCTCCGATGCCAAAATGCGCATGCGTCTGGCCGAACGGGTCAACCGCGTCTTCGTTGACGAATTCCAGGATTCCAGCCCGCTTCAGATTGCCATTTTCACTTCGCTGGCCGAAATCGTGGAAGCCAGCACCTGGGTCGGGGACCCCAAGCAGGCCATTTACGGCTTTCGCAACGCCGACAGCGCTCTGACGCAGGCCGCGTTCCTCGGCGCCGGTCAGGGCACAAAACCTGATGACCCGCTGCGTACGTCTTACCGAAGCCGCAAGGGCATCGTCGATTTCGTCAATGAAGCATTCTCGCCTTCGCTCGACGCCATGGGCTTAAAGCCTGAAGAGCATCGTTTCACCGGCACCGACCGCAAGGAGGATGGCTTCAAGCGGCCTCCGTTGCATGTCTGGTGGGTTTCTGGGAGCAACAACGACAAGCAGTCCGCTGCCTTGGCTCATGCGGTAAAGGCTGTCATCGATTCCCCCGAAAACTGGCCCGTGGATACCCGCAAGGGGGCCGTCCGCCCGTTGCGGATTGGTGATATCGCCATCCTGTGCCACACCAACAAGGAAGTGGAGCGGGCGGCGGCGTCCCTGAGCGCCATTGGTATCCCGGTCGCGGTCGAACGCGACGAGCTGTCCAAGACTCCACATGTGGAACTGGCCATGGCAGCTCTCCGCTGGGTGGCCGACCAATCCGACCGGCTTGCCCTGGCAGAGCTAGCCCGCTTCTTCTCCGACGACCCGGAATCAGACGCCTGGCTGCAGGCAGTCGGCGCGGAAGACCCGGATGCTGCCTTGAAGGCTGCGAACCCGATTTCCGATGCTCTAGAAGTCCTGCGTCAGCAGATCCTGGAGCTGACCCCGGCCGAAATGGTCGATGCCATCATCACCCTGCCACCGCTGCTGAGCCGGATTGAGCGCTGGGGTAACCATGGCGCGCGCCTGGATGACCTGGAGGCTATGCGAGGGTTCGCCAGGACCTATGAGACGGAGTGTGCGGGTTCAGGCGCTCCCGCAACGCTGTCCGGACTGATCCTGACGTTCGAGGAAGCCGAAGCCAAACGGCCGAAGAGCCTGCGCCCCGACGCCGTCAACGTGATGACCTATCACAAGGCCAAGGGCCTTGAGTGGCCATTGGTCATCCTGTCCAGCCTGCATAAGGACCCGGAGCCCCGACTGTTCGAGCCGGTCGCGGAGGTCGACGGCAAATTGGACTGGATGAACCCGCTCGCTGGACGGTGGATTCGGTACTGGCCGTGGCCGTATGGAACGCAAAAGGACAATGTCGGACTGGATGAAGCCGCAGCCAATTCTGAGGCGGGCAAACTGGCGTTGCTGCGCGCTAGGCAGGAAGCCACCCGCCTCCTGTATGTCGGCGTAACGCGAGCCAGAGACTACGCTGTATTCGCGCCGAGCACCAAGAACGGCGCCGAGTGGCTGAAGGTTCTGGATACCGGCACTGGTACCGCAGACTACGTCGTGCTGCCGAAGGCTGCCGAACCTATCGCCGCAGGGCCCCATAAATTCGAAGCTGAAATCGTAACCCTCGCCGCACCTGAAGACGAGGAGACCGCGGCACCAATCATTCTGCAGACCCACGTTCGCCTGGGCCGGGAGGCTGTCGTTCGCAATCCGCTGTTCAGGACACCCAGCACCGAGATTACAGCCGTTCCGTACAAAATTGTCGGCCGCGCCGAGATTGGTCATCGCATTCCCATCGTTGGTGATGCAGACATGGCCATCGTCGGCGAAGCCGTACACGCCATTCTGGCAGCGGACGATGTGTCGGCGCCAGCAGATGCCAGACTTAAAATGGCCCAGGACATCCTGGACCGCTGGTCCATGAAGCTGTTGAAAGCCGCCGATATCCTTAAAGCGAGCGATGCCCTGAACACCCATCTGCTTCAAACCATCCCCGGCGCGACCGTTTTCAAGGAGGCTCCGGTCTCTGCACATATTGCCGACCAGCTGGTATCGGGGCGCATTGACCTGCTGGTTGGTCATCCTGGCGGCTACGCCATTGTCGACCACAAGTCATTCCCCGGAGCAGGTGAAAGCATCGACACCAAAGCCCTGAGCTTCGGTCCGCAGCTTGGCCTCTACAGGGATGCTGTCGAAACAGCCACCGGCAAGAAGGTCACAAACCTGCTGGTCCACATGCCCATCAGCGGGCATCTCATCGAGATCTCCATGTAA
- a CDS encoding helix-turn-helix domain-containing protein produces the protein MDARKIVGWNVRRVRVERGLTIEDLAGEAGVDASFIGRLERATVNSSIDTLEKVAEALKVRIVELFVEPLPGAPKPKPMPRGRRAG, from the coding sequence ATGGATGCGAGGAAAATTGTCGGTTGGAATGTCAGGCGGGTTCGCGTCGAGCGCGGCCTGACAATAGAGGATCTAGCTGGAGAGGCGGGAGTAGACGCTTCCTTCATTGGCCGACTTGAACGGGCGACCGTAAATTCCAGCATCGATACACTGGAGAAAGTGGCCGAAGCCCTGAAGGTCAGAATCGTGGAGCTGTTTGTCGAACCACTGCCGGGTGCTCCGAAACCGAAACCGATGCCAAGAGGGCGTCGTGCGGGATGA
- a CDS encoding tyrosine-type recombinase/integrase, translated as MASITKRGSTYLVRVRRKGYPTVTKSFRTKAEAEKFQLVIESEMSRAVYVDRSEAERTTLHDALERYLAEVIPVKKGHQEAYRIKALMAEPLARMSLAELGSKHFASYRDAELRRVSAKTVRLSLGTISHVYTILIKEWGFGGLTNPIQQIRKPKMSAARDRRLDPGEEGRLLQACDEGRNAWLRPLVELAIETAMRRGELTGMRWQDIDLAKQVVLLRDVKHPTLKISRRVPLSSRAVEILRSLPRCLNGRVFPITGDGVTQAFERACLRADIVGLTFHDLRHEATSRFFERGFDMMKVSAITGHQTLQMLKRYTQLRPEDIAKELG; from the coding sequence ATGGCCAGTATTACCAAGCGTGGATCTACCTATCTCGTGCGGGTGCGCCGCAAGGGCTACCCGACTGTGACCAAGAGCTTTCGCACCAAGGCGGAGGCAGAGAAATTCCAGCTCGTGATCGAGTCGGAGATGTCGCGCGCGGTCTATGTCGATCGCAGCGAGGCCGAGCGTACGACGCTGCATGACGCGCTCGAGCGCTATCTCGCCGAAGTCATCCCGGTCAAGAAGGGGCACCAGGAGGCCTACAGGATCAAAGCCCTGATGGCAGAACCTCTGGCCCGGATGTCGCTCGCCGAGCTGGGCTCCAAGCATTTCGCCAGTTATCGGGATGCAGAGCTGCGACGGGTCAGTGCAAAGACGGTGCGGCTCAGTCTCGGCACCATCAGCCATGTCTACACCATCCTGATCAAGGAGTGGGGTTTTGGCGGCCTGACCAATCCGATCCAGCAGATCCGGAAGCCCAAGATGTCCGCAGCGCGGGACCGTCGTCTGGATCCTGGCGAGGAGGGGCGACTGCTGCAGGCCTGTGACGAGGGGCGGAATGCCTGGCTGCGGCCGCTGGTCGAACTGGCGATCGAGACAGCCATGCGTCGCGGCGAGCTGACGGGCATGCGCTGGCAGGATATCGACCTGGCCAAGCAGGTTGTCCTACTCAGGGACGTGAAGCACCCAACCCTCAAAATCTCCCGCAGGGTACCGCTATCCAGCCGGGCGGTAGAAATCCTGCGGAGCCTGCCGCGTTGTTTGAATGGACGGGTATTCCCGATCACCGGAGACGGTGTCACGCAAGCTTTTGAGCGGGCCTGCCTGCGTGCCGATATCGTGGGGCTGACCTTTCACGATCTGCGGCATGAGGCGACCAGTCGCTTTTTTGAACGCGGATTCGATATGATGAAGGTCTCTGCTATAACAGGGCATCAAACGCTGCAGATGCTGAAGCGCTACACCCAGTTGCGGCCGGAAGATATCGCTAAGGAGCTGGGATAA
- a CDS encoding M23 family metallopeptidase yields the protein MILTGAVLATGIAAASVFYSPVQRSVTAIDMVDPGRAVEQAVLDAYRLAPTLEKFLSEPDAWWPGTLNPDDLLPAKVLKKVAVAPGDTLMALLTEAGAEPSDSQAAITALNAKFNPRKLKVGQEITLTFERNDADSYRLFEMSLSPSVEREVNVTRVESGSFRANEVIREFNVEHARVGGTIDDSLYNAGIAAGLNNSLLSEFIRIFSYDVDFQREVQPGDRFELFFERHHDDAGKTMKTGRISVAAMTLSGRELRYYFYQPSDGGDADYFTPAGSSVRKALLRTPIDGARLTSGFGVRRHPILGYSLMHKGVDFGAQTGTPIQAAGEGVVEMSGWNGGYGQYVRIKHGNGYATAYAHMSRLGVKTGQRVRQGQVIGAVGTTGRSTGPHLHYEVMQNGKQINPTGVRFPSGRKLEGKEFDRFRRASEGLDKEFRGTPQLALLNRGE from the coding sequence ATGATTCTGACCGGCGCCGTTCTGGCGACCGGAATCGCTGCCGCCTCTGTGTTCTATAGCCCCGTTCAGCGCAGCGTGACCGCAATAGATATGGTCGATCCCGGCCGCGCCGTCGAACAGGCGGTGCTGGATGCCTATCGTCTGGCGCCTACACTCGAGAAATTCCTCAGCGAACCCGACGCCTGGTGGCCCGGCACGCTGAATCCCGACGATCTGCTGCCGGCGAAAGTGCTGAAGAAGGTTGCTGTCGCGCCGGGTGACACGCTGATGGCGCTGCTGACGGAAGCCGGTGCAGAACCGTCTGACAGTCAGGCCGCGATCACTGCGCTGAATGCGAAGTTCAATCCGCGCAAGCTGAAGGTCGGTCAGGAAATCACGCTCACGTTCGAGCGCAACGATGCCGACAGCTATCGCCTGTTTGAAATGTCGCTGTCGCCCAGCGTCGAGCGCGAAGTGAATGTCACGCGTGTTGAAAGCGGCAGTTTCCGCGCCAATGAAGTGATCCGCGAATTCAACGTCGAGCATGCGCGCGTCGGCGGCACCATCGACGACAGCCTCTATAATGCAGGCATTGCCGCGGGCCTGAACAACTCGCTGCTCAGCGAATTCATCCGCATCTTCTCATACGATGTCGACTTCCAGCGCGAAGTGCAGCCGGGCGATCGCTTTGAACTGTTCTTCGAGCGTCATCACGACGATGCCGGCAAGACGATGAAGACCGGCCGCATCTCGGTGGCCGCGATGACGCTGTCGGGCCGCGAGCTGCGCTACTACTTCTATCAGCCGTCCGATGGCGGCGATGCCGATTACTTCACGCCGGCAGGTTCCAGCGTGCGCAAGGCGCTGCTGCGTACGCCGATCGATGGCGCGCGGCTCACCTCGGGCTTCGGCGTGCGTCGCCATCCGATCCTCGGCTACAGCCTGATGCACAAGGGCGTGGATTTCGGTGCGCAGACCGGCACGCCGATCCAGGCCGCCGGCGAAGGCGTGGTGGAAATGTCTGGCTGGAATGGCGGCTATGGCCAGTATGTCCGCATCAAGCACGGCAACGGCTACGCCACCGCTTATGCACATATGAGCCGACTGGGCGTGAAGACCGGCCAGCGCGTGCGCCAGGGCCAGGTCATCGGCGCTGTCGGCACCACCGGGCGCTCAACCGGCCCGCATCTGCATTATGAAGTGATGCAGAACGGCAAGCAGATCAATCCGACCGGCGTGCGCTTCCCCTCGGGCCGCAAGCTGGAAGGCAAGGAGTTCGATCGCTTCCGCCGCGCCTCTGAAGGGCTCGACAAGGAATTCCGCGGTACGCCGCAGCTCGCACTGCTCAATCGCGGTGAGTGA
- the gcvA gene encoding transcriptional regulator GcvA — MRRRLPPLNALRAFEAAARHSSFALAAEELGVTAAAVSQQVKGLEAQLQVALFLRQPRGLSLTNAGRAYLPGLTEGLDRLAAATSHLQEGQASGTITLTMLASFAAGWLVPRLGRFRAQYPGIDLRIDTSRRLVDFAREDVDLAIRFGAGPFKGLQAIHLLDEELFPVASPALLHGGLPLSRFEDLAQHQLLHDMDAHPEQPWMSWSRWFERQGLRADSAERGLFFTDSNVLVAAAVAGQGVALGRAPHLGEHLAKGRLVRLFEQSWLSDWRYYIVGPQGQFKRPLVKMLVDWLLEEARAG, encoded by the coding sequence ATGCGTCGCCGCCTGCCGCCCCTGAATGCCCTGCGCGCCTTCGAAGCCGCCGCCCGCCACAGCAGCTTCGCGCTGGCGGCGGAAGAACTCGGCGTCACGGCGGCGGCCGTCAGCCAGCAGGTGAAGGGGCTGGAAGCGCAGTTACAGGTCGCACTGTTCCTGCGCCAGCCGCGGGGCTTGAGCCTGACCAATGCCGGCCGCGCCTATCTGCCCGGCCTGACCGAGGGCCTGGACCGCCTCGCCGCGGCCACCTCGCATCTGCAGGAGGGCCAGGCGAGCGGCACGATCACGCTGACCATGCTGGCGTCGTTTGCCGCCGGCTGGCTGGTGCCGCGCTTGGGCCGCTTCCGCGCGCAGTATCCCGGCATCGACCTGCGCATCGACACCTCGCGCCGGCTGGTCGATTTCGCGCGCGAAGACGTCGATCTCGCGATCCGCTTCGGCGCGGGACCGTTCAAGGGTCTGCAGGCCATTCACCTGCTGGACGAGGAGCTGTTTCCGGTGGCGAGCCCGGCGCTGCTGCATGGCGGTCTGCCGCTCAGCCGTTTCGAGGATCTGGCACAGCACCAGCTGCTGCATGACATGGATGCACATCCGGAGCAGCCGTGGATGAGCTGGTCGCGCTGGTTCGAACGCCAGGGCCTGCGCGCCGACAGTGCCGAGCGCGGGCTGTTCTTCACGGATTCCAATGTGCTGGTGGCGGCGGCCGTGGCGGGGCAGGGCGTAGCTTTAGGCCGCGCACCGCATCTGGGCGAGCATCTGGCCAAAGGCCGGCTGGTCCGATTGTTCGAGCAGAGCTGGCTGTCGGACTGGCGCTATTACATCGTTGGCCCGCAGGGGCAGTTCAAACGCCCGCTGGTGAAGATGCTGGTCGACTGGTTGCTGGAAGAGGCGCGCGCCGGTTAG
- a CDS encoding rhodanese-like domain-containing protein: MPSFVAATPAAASAEAVHHYAAKLTFEADCWDVHHALSHGLHDFVLLDVRGRNAYADAHVPGALSLPHADITAERMARSWPADTLFVTYCAGPHCNGADRAALKLATLGYAVKIMIGGMTGWADEGFTFVAGREPGMVEKAA, from the coding sequence ATGCCCAGTTTCGTCGCCGCCACCCCCGCCGCGGCTTCAGCCGAAGCCGTCCACCATTACGCCGCCAAACTCACCTTCGAGGCCGACTGCTGGGATGTGCACCACGCGCTCAGTCACGGCCTGCACGACTTCGTGCTGCTCGATGTGCGCGGCCGCAACGCTTACGCCGACGCGCATGTGCCCGGCGCGCTCAGCCTGCCGCATGCCGACATCACGGCCGAGCGCATGGCGCGCAGCTGGCCAGCCGACACGCTGTTCGTCACCTACTGTGCCGGGCCGCATTGCAACGGTGCCGACCGGGCCGCGCTCAAACTCGCCACGCTCGGCTATGCCGTGAAGATCATGATCGGCGGCATGACCGGCTGGGCCGATGAAGGCTTCACCTTCGTCGCCGGCCGCGAGCCCGGCATGGTGGAGAAGGCCGCGTGA
- a CDS encoding glutathione S-transferase family protein yields MLTLYDYLDSGNGYKCRLILALLNTPYTRVELDLDKGETRTPQFLARNPNGRIPALELEDGTVLPESNAILYYLADGTAYLPTERLARAQVMQWLFFEQYSHEPYVATPRWIIRHLGRDHPRMTEMPERLEKGRAAFAVMEQHLQRHDYFVGQRYSIADIALYAYTHRAHEGDHDLSPWPALRAWLDRVATQPGHIKMLPGD; encoded by the coding sequence ATGCTGACGCTGTACGACTATCTCGATTCCGGCAACGGCTACAAATGCCGGCTGATCCTGGCGCTGCTCAATACGCCGTACACCCGCGTCGAACTCGATCTCGACAAGGGCGAAACCCGCACGCCGCAATTCCTCGCCAGGAATCCGAATGGCCGCATTCCCGCGCTGGAACTGGAGGATGGCACCGTGCTCCCCGAGTCCAACGCCATTCTCTATTACCTCGCCGACGGCACGGCCTATCTGCCCACCGAACGCCTCGCCCGCGCGCAGGTGATGCAGTGGCTGTTCTTCGAGCAGTACAGCCACGAGCCCTATGTGGCCACGCCGCGCTGGATCATCCGACATCTCGGCCGCGACCATCCGCGCATGACCGAGATGCCCGAGCGGCTGGAAAAAGGCCGCGCGGCCTTTGCCGTGATGGAACAGCATCTGCAGCGCCACGATTACTTCGTGGGTCAACGCTACTCCATCGCCGACATCGCGCTCTACGCCTATACGCATCGCGCCCATGAGGGCGATCACGACCTGTCGCCCTGGCCGGCGTTACGCGCCTGGCTCGACCGCGTCGCGACACAGCCCGGTCACATAAAGATGCTCCCAGGAGACTGA
- a CDS encoding cystathionine gamma-synthase family protein: protein MAKRTETKTRSGDRDLHPETQMMSYGYNPFLSEGAVKPPVFLTSTFAYRTAEDGAAFFDLMAGRTKLPPGEKAGLIYSRFNHPNLEIVEDRLALLEGAEAAAVFSSGMAAIASAFLTFLRPGDTLLHSSPLYGGTETMIRKVLPEFGISTAEFHDGLHDRDITAAAASAKGRIAMIFIETPANPNNAMVDFAMVAKTADAIAKKQDGQRPLIVCDNTMLGPIFQKPLRHGVDIAVYSLTKYVGGHSDLVAGSAVGAKQHLDRIRSYRNTFGSQLDPHSSWMIARSLETLVIRMTRAAESGRKVAQWLNTNPHMPVEVHHPEFITDNTYQEVYARQCSGPGSTFAFTLKGATRQQAFRVINALQLFKSAVSLGGTESLMCHPASTTHSGVGKAILDQLGVTEGLIRVSIGLEHPDDLIDDLDGAFKEALGT from the coding sequence ATGGCCAAACGCACCGAGACCAAGACCCGCAGCGGCGACCGCGACCTGCATCCCGAAACGCAGATGATGAGTTACGGCTACAATCCCTTCCTGTCGGAAGGCGCCGTGAAGCCGCCGGTCTTCCTCACCTCCACCTTCGCCTACAGGACGGCGGAAGACGGCGCCGCCTTCTTCGACCTGATGGCGGGCCGCACCAAGCTGCCGCCGGGCGAAAAGGCCGGACTGATCTACAGCCGCTTCAACCACCCCAATCTCGAGATCGTCGAGGACCGTCTGGCGCTGCTCGAAGGCGCCGAGGCGGCGGCCGTCTTTTCCAGCGGCATGGCGGCGATCGCCAGCGCCTTCCTCACATTCCTGCGCCCCGGCGACACCCTGCTGCATTCCTCGCCGCTCTATGGCGGCACCGAGACGATGATCCGCAAGGTGCTGCCCGAATTCGGCATCTCGACGGCCGAATTCCACGACGGCCTGCATGACCGCGACATCACGGCGGCAGCGGCCTCGGCCAAGGGCCGCATTGCCATGATATTCATCGAGACGCCGGCCAACCCGAACAACGCCATGGTCGACTTCGCCATGGTGGCCAAGACCGCCGACGCCATCGCCAAGAAACAGGACGGCCAGCGCCCGCTGATCGTCTGCGACAACACCATGCTCGGGCCGATCTTCCAGAAGCCCTTGCGGCATGGCGTCGATATCGCGGTGTATTCGCTGACCAAATATGTCGGCGGCCACAGCGACCTGGTCGCCGGCAGCGCGGTCGGCGCGAAACAGCATCTCGACCGCATCCGCAGTTACCGCAACACCTTCGGCAGCCAGCTCGACCCGCATTCGAGCTGGATGATCGCCCGCTCGCTGGAGACGCTGGTGATCCGCATGACCCGCGCCGCCGAGTCCGGCCGCAAGGTGGCGCAGTGGCTCAACACCAACCCGCATATGCCGGTCGAGGTGCATCATCCCGAATTCATCACCGACAACACCTACCAGGAGGTCTATGCCCGCCAGTGCAGCGGCCCGGGCTCGACCTTTGCCTTCACCCTGAAAGGCGCGACACGGCAACAGGCCTTCCGCGTGATCAACGCGCTGCAGCTGTTCAAGTCGGCCGTCAGCCTCGGCGGCACGGAATCGCTGATGTGCCACCCGGCCTCGACGACGCATTCGGGCGTCGGCAAGGCGATTCTGGATCAGCTCGGCGTCACCGAAGGCCTGATCCGCGTCTCGATCGGGCTGGAACATCCCGACGACCTGATCGACGACCTCGACGGCGCGTTCAAAGAGGCGCTGGGGACGTAA
- a CDS encoding GIY-YIG nuclease family protein: protein MTNKPNGILYVGVTGDIQRRAYEHREGLIAGFTKRYNLKRLVYTEAHDDIQLALQREANMKHWPRAWKIRLILAQNPDWTDLYDTLV from the coding sequence ATGACCAACAAACCGAACGGCATTCTGTATGTCGGCGTGACCGGCGATATACAGCGCCGCGCATATGAACACCGTGAGGGCCTGATCGCCGGCTTCACCAAACGCTATAATTTAAAGCGCCTCGTTTACACCGAGGCCCATGACGACATTCAACTGGCGTTGCAGCGCGAAGCGAATATGAAACACTGGCCGCGCGCCTGGAAAATCAGACTGATACTGGCGCAGAATCCGGACTGGACTGATCTTTACGATACGCTCGTCTGA